A genome region from Streptomyces sp. SAI-135 includes the following:
- a CDS encoding WhiB family transcriptional regulator, translating into MPGEGRGPNQGEDGIGVAGDDQDWSEYAACRTADPDELFVEGAAQNKAKAICTGCPVRTECLAYALDLRIEHGIWGGMTERERRALLRRRPLVTSWRRVFEAARSEHEQTAGAKDEEWPATG; encoded by the coding sequence CTGCCGGGGGAGGGCAGGGGGCCGAACCAGGGAGAGGACGGCATCGGGGTGGCCGGGGATGATCAGGACTGGAGTGAGTACGCGGCCTGCCGAACCGCCGATCCCGACGAGCTGTTCGTCGAAGGCGCGGCGCAGAACAAGGCCAAGGCCATCTGCACCGGCTGCCCGGTGCGCACCGAGTGCCTTGCCTACGCCCTCGACCTGCGCATTGAGCACGGCATCTGGGGTGGGATGACCGAGCGCGAACGGAGGGCTCTTCTACGGCGGCGCCCTCTGGTCACGTCCTGGCGCCGCGTGTTCGAGGCCGCTCGATCGGAACATGAACAGACCGCCGGTGCCAAGGACGAAGAGTGGCCCGCCACCGGATGA
- a CDS encoding alpha/beta hydrolase, whose translation MDGSARLGALAVNVAEPHLDAADHRVLDFVPTLMIYGDYRDLVARSENLTEFVPNGEVVSMDCGHRIQQAKPEETNRAITK comes from the coding sequence ATGGACGGTTCTGCGCGTCTCGGCGCCTTGGCCGTCAACGTAGCCGAGCCGCACCTGGACGCCGCGGACCACCGCGTTCTGGACTTCGTCCCCACCCTCATGATCTACGGCGACTACCGGGACCTGGTCGCGAGGTCCGAGAATCTGACCGAGTTCGTCCCCAACGGGGAAGTGGTCAGCATGGACTGCGGCCACCGGATCCAGCAGGCAAAGCCCGAAGAAACGAACCGAGCGATCACGAAATGA